CAAACCTGGTAGTGCTTTCCTTCAGAGAGGCTCAACACCAGAAATCAGAGCTTGAAGGACATTCTGTGTCTGGATGCAGCACTTCTTTCATAGTAAAGCTGCTATGGCACCAACCACCAAAGTCACCGAAACACTTGAACTGAGTAGAAATTCTTCTTGTAAGTTTGGTCCCTGGCtctgaagtaaaatattttaggcTGCTGTGACTGCCTTTGTTGTTGGTCACAAGAGGCCACAAGCTCTGCTCTGACCATTGCTAGTGTTGATCCTGTCAAATGTGTATTGAAATATTCCAGCTGACTCTTGCCTACAGGCAGCAGTTCAGTGTGAAGTCAGTGCAAGagttaaaaatacagcaatacTTTTCACAGGCTTTAAATTCAATTGAAAAATgtggcattttattttcaagtgagtttctgcttttcaaatcCCCATGAGCAAAAGCAGGAGAACAAAAGatctgaagaaaaacaatggCATCTATCTGGGCTTAAACTAATAGCAATGGAGACAAATGTGTAATCAGGGGTTTACTCCCAATCATTTACCTATTACCTACCCAAAAAGTTACTGCATGGGCTCATTAAACATGTATCACTATGGCAAGTGAGGAAACCTCCTAATATTGCCCCTGTATTTGGCATGCAAAAGGGAAGAGTCACCAAAATCTCTTTAGAACATTCCATGCAAAAGCTATTGAAATAGTGCTCCCAGTAATTCCAACGCAACCAAGTCACAGCCTGAGCCCACTTTGAGCTGCCAGACCATAAGATGACAAAGGAAACACCCTGAGTCTAGCATGGGGAGATGTGCATGCAGTCAGGCTCAGTCCTCTGAGCTTGCTTAACTCACAGACAGGCAGGAATCAGAGGCTGTGCCACacaggcagctcagggctggagtGAGTGGGTGCAGCCCTGTTCCTGTGGCTGGAGTGAGTGGGTGCAGCCCCAGGGGTTCCAGTGGGTGCAGCCCCAGGGGTTCCAGTCGCTGGAGTGAGTGGGTGCAGCCCAttccaggggctggggctgagctggctcATTGGCACTGGGCTgttctgctcagagcagagcagagtgaaCCATTGAGTGTCTGTGGCTGTGTGTGGGAACCCCCAGCTCATGGTGTGCTGTTCTCCTTCCCAGAGGTGACCCAGACAAGTGTGACATCTGGGGGAACACGGCCCTCCACCATGCTGCCTGCAATGGCCACCTCCACTGTGTTTCCTTTCTGATCCACTTTGGTGCCAACATCTTCGCTCTGGACAACGATCTCCGCACCCCACTGGAGGTGGCGGCCAGCAGGGACCGCGGCGAGTGCATCCACATCCTGGACAAAGCTGCCACGGAGCAGAACCTGCTGAACCCCAAGAAGGTCTTCAAACAGAAAGCACAGGCCCAGAGGAACGTTGAGAAACAAATCAAGGAGTGCGAGAAGCGCCAAGAGAAACACCAGCATGAGATGAACCGGAATTATATTAAAGAAAAGCTTGGCACAGTGAATTCTTCCAGGGGAACACACTCCAGAGTGAAGTTGCCCAGTCTGTTTGCTTCAAATACCACAAGTACTTTTTCCAAAAACCTGAAAGATACCTTgaaactgaagggaaaaaagacagcTGGCAGCACAAGCCAGGAACGACAAAATGACCAAGAGGAGGACACTGGTCGGAGAAATGTGATGCATTTGTTTGATGAGAAAGAGGAGGATGAACTACTGAATGAccctgaagagaaaaacatcGCTGATAATGACAGTCAGCTCTCCATTTTTCAGCGGCCAGGTCTTGGTAAGATTGTTTTTGGAAGGAACTTGGCTGCGGATGTAAATCCAGGAACTGTGTCTTCTGAGAAAGAAGGTGTCAGCTTTACAATGTCCAGTGAGCTCTTTCAGTATGAAAATGCTGAGAATGGGAGGGAAGATGATGCTGAAAATGGTGCTGATATCCCTTGGAATGAGGAAGAAATCATTTGGGATGACGAGGAAGCAGAGAACACACCCCTTGAAGTGTTTCTGGCATCACAGATGCTGGATGAGTTTCTTCCAGTCTTCATGAGGGAAAAAATTGATTTAGATGCCCTGATGCTCTGTTCAGATGAAGATCTACAGAGCATTCAGATGGAGCTTGGGCCAAGAAAGAAAGTCCTGAATGCtgtgaacaaaagaaaacaggcaCTCGAGAACCCTGGAAAAACTGTAGATACTTGCTTATAAATTACCACACCTGTTGCTGTAACCTGCACACTGATTCCTTCCGTTCTCTTTACAAGGAAGTGCAATCCTTTTCAGATGTCTGCTAAAGCAAAAGGCAGAGGTTACCAATTGCTTTAGAAAGTACAGCAGGGacaaagatttttctctctggaCAGATGGCTGTGGTGAACAGGATATAAGTTAAGCATATCctgacaaaaagaaagaatgtgaaggtaaaaaccccaaagctttTTCTCACCAAACTGTTTGTGGGGATTTCTTTTGGTCtagataatttaaaatatcagtGAAGACCAGCCACACTACATGCCTTTATAAGGccctccttttttctcccaaacCACAATGCATTCTCAGAACATTCCCAGCGCTTGAGAGCTTTGAGTTTTCTCCATTCACTTCTGTTTGTTCTGATCACTACAAACTGCTCTTCCCGGGGCTGGGATGTTAGGAATAGCATCTGAATCTTGGAATTTGGAAGTGTTTAGTGAATCCTAGCTGTGGCTTCTTGGTAACATTTGTATAGCTCAGTTCAGCTGGAGAGACTTTATGTATCACATGTGCAATCTTACAgcccaacccaaacccaaacatacAACAATGGGATCTCacaggagcacagccctgccaagaaCAAGGCTCTCCCTCCTTATGGATTTAATACTCTGCACCGGACAGACATCAAAGACTGCAAAACTGAGtatcacaaaggaaaaaagcagtcCCTATTTCCCCCCTTTACATTCAATGATCACATTTACCGAGAGAGCAGTCACTGCAACGACTCGAATACTTTATTTCTTGCcttaaaataaccaaaaaaaccccaaaaaaacaaccccaaaacagaaaagtaatgGACAATAAAATGAcatcaaagaaataaacagcagtatatgtttaattttaatataaatgcaAGTTATACAATTTCTGGATCCTCTAATTTGTAAGAGAAGGAAACATGGAAATTGATGCTATTCTTTCCCCTCAAAAAACCTAAAGATGGCATCCAAGCAATTCCCATTGTAACTGATCTGGTTCCTTATCATGACAGAGGTGCAACACTGACTCAAGCTCCCAGAGCCTCCCACTGCCAGTGAAAGCTGAGAACACTGTGTGTTTTCAGAACCAGCTCTTTGGACTGGCTCCATCTACTTTTTAAAGTGCATGATCTGTAGGAGAGTCCCTGTGAAAATAAACTAGACTTCTTCCCAAACACGATGTTTCACTTCAAATAACAGATCTTGTGTTACACAGGCACAGGACTGGGATAATATTGTCATAAATAATACG
This genomic window from Pithys albifrons albifrons isolate INPA30051 chromosome 16, PitAlb_v1, whole genome shotgun sequence contains:
- the ANKS4B gene encoding ankyrin repeat and SAM domain-containing protein 4B, with protein sequence MSSRYHKAAADGNVDLLKEATKKDLNTSDEDGMTPTLLAAYHGYLEALEVICRRGGDPDKCDIWGNTALHHAACNGHLHCVSFLIHFGANIFALDNDLRTPLEVAASRDRGECIHILDKAATEQNLLNPKKVFKQKAQAQRNVEKQIKECEKRQEKHQHEMNRNYIKEKLGTVNSSRGTHSRVKLPSLFASNTTSTFSKNLKDTLKLKGKKTAGSTSQERQNDQEEDTGRRNVMHLFDEKEEDELLNDPEEKNIADNDSQLSIFQRPGLGKIVFGRNLAADVNPGTVSSEKEGVSFTMSSELFQYENAENGREDDAENGADIPWNEEEIIWDDEEAENTPLEVFLASQMLDEFLPVFMREKIDLDALMLCSDEDLQSIQMELGPRKKVLNAVNKRKQALENPGKTVDTCL